The proteins below are encoded in one region of Aestuariivirga litoralis:
- a CDS encoding sugar ABC transporter permease, with product MVSTTSTSQSPATEREGTIARFFRATEIDTRMLGMIAALIMVWCIFDVWSGLKSADDGLLGGAFLTPRNLWTLLVQTSSIAVMSTGMVLLIVMRQIDLSVGSMLSLIAVATAVLQVYQLAPVLGVDHPIIWALGVIACLGLGTLIGAFNGFLVSYAKIPAFIVTLGGLIAYSGIAFLLAKGETVAPMDQRFEVFGGGIQASWLGPFWSWLLGILGCVAVAYAVWNGRMQRIKFKFPLRPIWAELFIVGVCSLAILGTTLVMNSYPWPPGVMEDYAKAHNLVIPPGVEDRDGSSICMAGDQVVHCVKGLIHYTGFSLPALIAIAVCLVMTFIATRTRFGRYIYATGGNPEAAELAGINTKWLTVKAFALMGFLVGVSSIISSARLNAATNALGLTNELYVIAATVIGGTSLAGGVGTIYGAMIGALMMQSIVSGMSLLNLPAASQNMVVGGVLVLAVWLDQIYRNKVK from the coding sequence ATCGTGTCCACGACGTCAACATCACAATCCCCCGCCACGGAACGGGAAGGCACCATAGCGCGGTTTTTCCGGGCCACCGAGATCGACACGCGCATGCTGGGCATGATCGCGGCGCTGATCATGGTCTGGTGCATTTTCGACGTCTGGAGCGGCCTCAAATCAGCTGACGATGGCCTGCTCGGCGGCGCCTTCCTCACCCCGCGTAATTTGTGGACGCTGCTCGTCCAAACCTCTTCCATCGCCGTCATGTCAACCGGCATGGTGCTCTTGATCGTCATGCGCCAGATCGATCTGTCAGTAGGTTCGATGCTCAGCCTGATCGCGGTCGCCACCGCCGTGCTGCAGGTTTACCAACTCGCACCCGTCCTGGGCGTGGATCATCCGATCATCTGGGCATTGGGCGTGATCGCCTGTTTGGGTCTTGGCACTTTGATTGGTGCCTTCAACGGCTTCCTCGTCTCCTATGCCAAAATCCCGGCCTTCATCGTCACACTGGGCGGCCTGATTGCTTATAGCGGCATCGCTTTCCTTCTGGCCAAGGGTGAAACCGTGGCCCCGATGGATCAGCGTTTCGAAGTGTTTGGCGGCGGCATCCAGGCCAGCTGGCTTGGGCCGTTCTGGAGCTGGCTGCTCGGCATCCTCGGCTGTGTCGCTGTTGCCTATGCCGTTTGGAACGGCCGCATGCAGCGCATCAAGTTCAAATTCCCGCTGCGCCCCATCTGGGCTGAATTGTTCATTGTCGGCGTCTGTTCTCTCGCCATCCTTGGAACCACTTTGGTGATGAACTCCTATCCCTGGCCGCCCGGCGTGATGGAAGATTATGCCAAGGCGCATAATCTGGTCATTCCGCCCGGCGTTGAGGATCGCGACGGCAGCTCGATCTGCATGGCGGGAGACCAAGTCGTCCACTGCGTGAAGGGCCTCATTCACTATACCGGCTTCTCACTTCCCGCACTGATCGCCATCGCGGTCTGCCTGGTGATGACTTTCATCGCGACCCGCACCCGCTTTGGCCGTTACATCTATGCCACGGGCGGCAATCCGGAAGCCGCCGAACTGGCCGGCATCAACACCAAATGGCTCACCGTGAAGGCCTTCGCGCTGATGGGCTTCCTTGTCGGCGTGTCCTCGATCATCTCATCAGCCCGCCTCAACGCGGCGACCAATGCGCTCGGCCTGACCAATGAGCTTTATGTGATCGCCGCCACGGTGATCGGCGGCACATCCCTCGCCGGTGGTGTTGGCACCATCTATGGCGCGATGATCGGCGCCTTGATGATGCAATCCATCGTGTCCGGCATGTCTCTGCTCAATCTGCCGGCCGCATCGCAGAACATGGTGGTCGGTGGCGTGCTCGTACTCGCGGTCTGGCTCGACCAGATCTATCGCAACAAGGTGAAGTGA
- a CDS encoding substrate-binding domain-containing protein: protein MKNIVKAVVAGALLATAMGGMANVAMAKGKTIAVSWKTFQEERWKTDDAAIKAVVEAAGDKYITADAQGSAQKQAADIEALIAQKPDVIMIVAFDSDAILPSIKKITDAGIKSIAYDVQFEDPNALYITFDNVGVGRLMAKEILKAKPEGNYAFIKGDKGDPNATFLFMGQMEVLKPAMDAGKIKNVCETFTDGWKPDNAQKNMEQCLTSTKNKVDAVVSENDGMASGVVAALKAQGLAGKVPVSGQDGDKAALNRVAQGTQTVSVWKDSRALGKAAAEAAVAMADGTAIDKLPGVAKFKDGKKKVEMNSILLAPDPITKANLDDVIKAGWIDKAAACAGAQADVAACK from the coding sequence ATGAAGAATATTGTGAAAGCCGTTGTGGCTGGCGCTCTGCTCGCCACCGCAATGGGTGGCATGGCAAACGTTGCCATGGCCAAGGGTAAGACCATCGCCGTGTCGTGGAAGACCTTCCAGGAAGAACGCTGGAAGACTGACGACGCTGCCATCAAGGCCGTGGTTGAAGCTGCTGGCGACAAGTACATCACTGCCGACGCTCAGGGCTCTGCCCAGAAGCAGGCTGCTGACATCGAAGCCCTGATCGCCCAGAAGCCTGACGTGATCATGATCGTTGCTTTCGACTCGGACGCCATCCTGCCCTCGATCAAGAAGATCACCGATGCTGGCATCAAGTCGATTGCCTATGACGTGCAATTCGAAGATCCGAACGCCCTCTACATCACCTTCGACAACGTCGGTGTGGGCCGTTTGATGGCCAAGGAAATCCTGAAAGCCAAGCCGGAAGGCAACTATGCCTTCATCAAGGGCGACAAGGGCGATCCAAACGCCACCTTCTTGTTCATGGGCCAGATGGAAGTTCTGAAGCCAGCCATGGACGCTGGCAAGATCAAGAATGTCTGCGAAACCTTCACCGATGGTTGGAAGCCAGACAACGCCCAGAAGAACATGGAACAGTGCCTGACCTCGACCAAGAACAAGGTTGACGCTGTTGTGTCTGAAAATGACGGCATGGCCTCTGGCGTTGTGGCTGCTCTCAAGGCCCAAGGCCTTGCTGGCAAGGTTCCGGTGTCGGGCCAGGACGGTGACAAGGCCGCTCTGAACCGCGTCGCCCAGGGCACCCAGACCGTTTCGGTTTGGAAGGACTCGCGCGCTCTCGGCAAGGCTGCTGCTGAAGCTGCCGTCGCCATGGCTGATGGCACCGCCATCGACAAGCTGCCAGGCGTTGCCAAGTTCAAGGACGGCAAGAAGAAGGTTGAAATGAACTCCATCCTTCTGGCTCCAGATCCAATCACCAAGGCCAACCTTGATGACGTGATCAAGGCCGGCTGGATCGACAAGGCCGCCGCTTGCGCTGGCGCCCAGGCCGACGTTGCCGCTTGCAAGTAA